Proteins from a single region of Bos indicus x Bos taurus breed Angus x Brahman F1 hybrid chromosome 29, Bos_hybrid_MaternalHap_v2.0, whole genome shotgun sequence:
- the CCDC85B gene encoding coiled-coil domain-containing protein 85B translates to MEAETGGLEELTDEEMAALGKEELVRRLRREEAARLAALVQRGRLMQEVNRQLQGHLGEIRELKQLNRRLQAENRELRDLCCFLDSERQRGRRAARQWQLFGTQASRAVREDLGGCWQKLAELEGRQEELLRENLALKELCLALGEEWGPRGGSGGSGGSGAGPTPELALPPCGPRDLGDGSSSTGSVGSPDQLPLACSPDD, encoded by the coding sequence ATGGAGGCCGAGACGGGCGGCCTGGAGGAGCTGACGGATGAAGAGATGGCGGCTCTGGGCAAGGAGGAGCTGGTGCGGCGCCTGCGGCGGGAGGAGGCGGCACGCCTGGCGGCTCTGGTGCAGCGCGGCCGCCTCATGCAGGAGGTGAATCGGCAGCTACAGGGTCACCTGGGCGAGATCCGCGAGCTCAAGCAGCTCAACCGGCGCCTACAGGCCGAGAACCGCGAGCTGCGCGACCTCTGCTGCTTCCTGGACTCGGAGCGCCAGCGCGGGCGGCGCGCCGCGCGCCAGTGGCAGCTCTTCGGGACCCAAGCATCCCGAGCCGTGCGCGAGGATCTAGGCGGTTGTTGGCAGAAGCTGGCTGAGCTGGAAGGCCGCCAGGAGGAGCTGCTGCGGGAGAACCTGGCGCTCAAGGAGCTCTGTCTGGCGCTGGGCGAAGAGTGGGGTCCCCGAGGCGGCTCCGGCGGCTCGGGGGGCTCTGGCGCTGGGCCGACACCCGAGCTGGCCTTGCCCCCCTGCGGTCCTCGTGACCTGGGCGATGGAAGCTCCAGTACCGGCAGCGTGGGCAGCCCCGATCAGTTGCCCCTGGCCTGCTCCCCAGATGACTGA
- the FIBP gene encoding acidic fibroblast growth factor intracellular-binding protein isoform X2, with protein MTSELDIFVGNTTLIDEDVYRLWLDGYSVSDAVALRVRSGILEQTGATAAVLQSDTMDHYRTFHMLERLLHAPPKLLHQLIFQIPPSRQALLIERYYAFDEAFVREVLGKKLSKGTKKDLDDISTKTGITLKSCRRQFDNFKRVFKVVEEMRGSLVDNIQQHFLLSDRLARDYAAIVFFANNRFETGKKKLQYLSFGDFAFCAELMIQNWTLGAVDSQVDDMDMDLDKEFLQDLKELKVLVADKDLLDLHKSLVCTALRGKLGVFSEMEANFKNLSRGLVNVAAKLTHNKDVRDLFVDLVEKFVEPCRSDHWPLNDVRLFLNQYSASVHSLDGFRHQALWDRYMGTLRGCLLRLYHD; from the exons ATGACCAGCGAACTGGACATCTTCGTGGGGAACACGACCCTCATCGACGAGGACGTGTATCGCCTTTGGCTGGACGGTTATTCGG TGAGCGACGCGGTGGCCCTGAGGGTGCGCTCGGGAATTCTGGAGCAGACCGGCGCCACAGCAGCGGTGCTGCAGAGCGACACCATGGACCACTACCGGACTTTCCACATGCTCGAGCGCCTGCTCCACGCGCCTCCCAAGCTGCTTCACCAGCTTATTTTCCAGATCCCGCCCTCTCGACAGGCGCTGCTCATCGAGAG GTATTATGCCTTTGACGAGGCCTTCGTGCGGGAGGTGCTGGGCAAAAAGCTGTCTAAGGGCACCAAGAAAGACCTGGATGATATCAGCACCAAAACAGGCATCACCCTCAAGAGCTGCCGGAGACAG TTCGACAACTTTAAGCGCGTCTTCAAGGTGGTGGAGGAAATGCGGGGCTCCCTGGTGGATAACATCCAGCAGCACTTCCTCCTGTCCGACCGGCTGGCCAG GGACTATGCAGCCATCGTCTTCTTTGCCAACAATCGCTTTGAGACAGGGAAGAAAAAACTGCAGTATCTGAGCTTTGGGGACTTTGCCTTCTGTGCTGAGCTCATGATCCAAAACTGGACCCTCGGAGCCGTCG ACTCCCAGGTGGATGACATGGACATGGACTTGGACAAGGAGTTTCTCCAGGACTTGAAGGAGCTCAAGGTGCTTGTGGCTGACAAGGACCTTCTAGACCTGCACAAGAG CTTGGTGTGCACGGCCCTCCGGGGGAAGCTTGGTGTCTTTTCGGAGATGGAAGCCAACTTCAAG AACCTGTCCCGGGGGCTGGTGAACGTGGCCGCCAAGCTGACCCACAATAAGGATGTCAGAGACCTGTTTGTAGACCTCGTGGAGAAG TTCGTGGAACCCTGCCGCTCCGACCACTGGCCATTGAATGACGTGCGGCTCTTCCTGAATCAGTATTCCGCTTCGGTCCACTCCCTGGATGGCTTCCG GCACCAGGCGCTCTGGGACCGCTACATGGGCACCCTCCGTGGCTGCCTCCTGCGCCTCTATCATGACTga
- the FIBP gene encoding acidic fibroblast growth factor intracellular-binding protein isoform X1 has translation MTSELDIFVGNTTLIDEDVYRLWLDGYSVSDAVALRVRSGILEQTGATAAVLQSDTMDHYRTFHMLERLLHAPPKLLHQLIFQIPPSRQALLIERYYAFDEAFVREVLGKKLSKGTKKDLDDISTKTGITLKSCRRQFDNFKRVFKVVEEMRGSLVDNIQQHFLLSDRLARDYAAIVFFANNRFETGKKKLQYLSFGDFAFCAELMIQNWTLGAVGEAPTDPDSQVDDMDMDLDKEFLQDLKELKVLVADKDLLDLHKSLVCTALRGKLGVFSEMEANFKNLSRGLVNVAAKLTHNKDVRDLFVDLVEKFVEPCRSDHWPLNDVRLFLNQYSASVHSLDGFRHQALWDRYMGTLRGCLLRLYHD, from the exons ATGACCAGCGAACTGGACATCTTCGTGGGGAACACGACCCTCATCGACGAGGACGTGTATCGCCTTTGGCTGGACGGTTATTCGG TGAGCGACGCGGTGGCCCTGAGGGTGCGCTCGGGAATTCTGGAGCAGACCGGCGCCACAGCAGCGGTGCTGCAGAGCGACACCATGGACCACTACCGGACTTTCCACATGCTCGAGCGCCTGCTCCACGCGCCTCCCAAGCTGCTTCACCAGCTTATTTTCCAGATCCCGCCCTCTCGACAGGCGCTGCTCATCGAGAG GTATTATGCCTTTGACGAGGCCTTCGTGCGGGAGGTGCTGGGCAAAAAGCTGTCTAAGGGCACCAAGAAAGACCTGGATGATATCAGCACCAAAACAGGCATCACCCTCAAGAGCTGCCGGAGACAG TTCGACAACTTTAAGCGCGTCTTCAAGGTGGTGGAGGAAATGCGGGGCTCCCTGGTGGATAACATCCAGCAGCACTTCCTCCTGTCCGACCGGCTGGCCAG GGACTATGCAGCCATCGTCTTCTTTGCCAACAATCGCTTTGAGACAGGGAAGAAAAAACTGCAGTATCTGAGCTTTGGGGACTTTGCCTTCTGTGCTGAGCTCATGATCCAAAACTGGACCCTCGGAGCCGTCGGTGAGGCCCCCACTGATCCAG ACTCCCAGGTGGATGACATGGACATGGACTTGGACAAGGAGTTTCTCCAGGACTTGAAGGAGCTCAAGGTGCTTGTGGCTGACAAGGACCTTCTAGACCTGCACAAGAG CTTGGTGTGCACGGCCCTCCGGGGGAAGCTTGGTGTCTTTTCGGAGATGGAAGCCAACTTCAAG AACCTGTCCCGGGGGCTGGTGAACGTGGCCGCCAAGCTGACCCACAATAAGGATGTCAGAGACCTGTTTGTAGACCTCGTGGAGAAG TTCGTGGAACCCTGCCGCTCCGACCACTGGCCATTGAATGACGTGCGGCTCTTCCTGAATCAGTATTCCGCTTCGGTCCACTCCCTGGATGGCTTCCG GCACCAGGCGCTCTGGGACCGCTACATGGGCACCCTCCGTGGCTGCCTCCTGCGCCTCTATCATGACTga
- the CTSW gene encoding cathepsin W encodes MAPTVHLSCLLALLVAGLAQGIKDSLRGQDPGPQPLELKEVFRLFQMQYNRSYPNPAEYARRLDIFAQNLAKAQRLQEEDLGTAEFGVTQFSDLTEEEFVQLYGSQVAGEALGVSRKVGSEEWGESEPQTCDWRKVGTISPVRDQRNCNCCWAMAAAGNIEALWAIKFRDFVEVSVQQLLDCDRCGNGCRGGFVWDAFLTVLNNSGLASEKDYPFDGSGKTHRCLAKKYKKVVWIQDFIILQACEQSMARHLATEGPITVTINMKLLQQYQKGVIKATPTTCDPTLVDHSVLLVGFGKTKSVEGRQGKAASFGSYARPRRSMAYWTLKNSWGPQWGEEGYFRLHRGSNTCGITKFPVTARVDKPKKQHQVSCPP; translated from the exons ATGGCACCAACTGTCcatctctcctgcctcctggcccTGCTGGTGGCAGGCCTGGCTCAAGGCATCAAGGACTCCCTCAGGGGCCAG GACCCAGGTCCCCAGCCACTGGAGCTGAAAGAGGTCTTCAGATTGTTTCAGATGCAGTACAACCGGAGTTATCCAAATCCAGCAG AGTACGCCCGCCGCCTGGACATCTTTGCCCAAAACCTGGCCAAGGCTCAGCGGCTGCAGGAGGAGGACCTGGGCACAGCCGAGTTTGGGGTGACTCAATTCAGTGACCTCACAG AGGAGGAGTTTGTCCAGCTTTATGGAAGCCAGGTGGCTGGAGAGGCCCTCGGTGTGAGTAGAAAAGTGGGGTCTGAAGAGTGGGGGGAATCAGAGCCCCAGACCTGTGACTGGCGGAAAGTTGGCACCATCTCACCCGTCAGGGACCAG CGAAACTGCAACTGCTGCTGGGCCATGGCGGCAGCGGGCAACATCGAGGCCCTATGGGCCATCAAGTTCAGAGACTTCGTGGAGGTCTCCGTGCAGC AGCTGCTTGACTGTGACCGCTGTGGGAACGGCTGCAGGGGTGGCTTCGTCTGGGATGCGTTCCTCACTGTCCTCAACAACA GCGGCCTGGCCAGTGAGAAGGACTATCCATTCGATGGGAGTGGCAAAACCCACAGGTGCCTGGCTAAGAAGTACAAGAAGGTGGTCTGGATCCAGGATTTCATAATACTGCAGGCCTGCGAGCAGA GCATGGCCAGGCACTTGGCCACCGAGGGCCCCATCACCGTGACCATCAATATGAAGCTACTGCAG CAATACCAGAAGGGTGTGATCAAGGCCACACCTACCACCTGTGACCCCACACTAGTGGATCATTCTGTCCTGCTGGTGGGTTTTGGTAAAACCAAGTCggtggaggggaggcaggggaaggcGGCCTCGTTCGGATCCTACGCGCGCCCTCGCCGCTCCATGGCATACTGGACCCTGAAGAACTCCTGGGGGCCTCAGTGGGGTGAGGAG GGCTATTTCCGGCTGCATCGAGGGAGTAACACCTGCGGCATCACCAAGTTCCCGGTCACCGCCAGAGTGGACAAGCCTAAGAAGCAGCACCAAGTCTCTTGCCCTCCCTGA